The Thermodesulfobacterium sp. TA1 sequence CCAACCAAAAGGATTGGTTAAAAGCTCCCAAAAGTTTGTAAGCTCTGCTCTTCCGTTTCTTATCTCAAAGCCTACGGGGTTTTGCATCCAGCCGTTAGCAAGTAAAATCCAAACAGCAGAAATGTTTGAGGCGATGGTAGTTAACCAGATAGCAGTGGTAGTAATCTTAGGATTAAGTCTATTCCATCCAAACCACCATACCGCGATAAAGGTAGATTCGAGGAAAAAGGCTAAAGTAGCTTCTATCGCCAATAAAGGACCAAAGACATCTCCTACATACTCAGAATAATAACGCCAGTTGGTACCAAACTGAAACTCCAAGGTTATCCCTGTAACCACCCCCAAACCAAAGTTGATAAGAAAAATCTTACCCCAAAACCTTGCTGCCCTTTTAAAATCCTCATCCCCGGTCTTAAGCCATAACGTTTGATAGATAGCGGTAAGAAAAGATAACCCTAAGGTAAGCGGAACAAACAAAAAATGAAACATAGCAGCGGCTGCAAACTGAAGCCTCGACAACCATAACACATCCATAAAACCACCTCCCTTTTGGTTTTTATCGTTTCTCTTGTTGTTTCTCCTGATAAAGCATTAATTCTGCTTTAGCAAGCTTATCAAAAGTATAAGAGGAAAGCTTTTCTCTAAAACACTGGTTTATTTCTTGAAGAACCTTGTTAACCGGGCAAAAAGATATCCTGTTGCATTGTTCTTTTTTCACAAAGCACCTGGCAAAGGTTATCGGGCCTTCAAAAGCCTCAACTACCTCTAAAAGAGATATCTCAGCAGGGTTTTTAACCAGTAAATATCCTCCGTTTTTTCCTCTTTTTATGGCTAATATCCCCTTTTTCTCTAAAAATTGAGCTAGTTTAGCCAAAAAAGCCTTAGGTATCCCCATTTGTTGACAAATTTCCTCTCTGGAAGCAATGATTTTTCCCTTAGACAATAAAATACAAGAAAGATAAAGAACCATCCTTATAGCATAGTCTTGTGCAGCCGTAAACTCCAAAAGCCCTCCTTAAGTAGATTAATCTAGTCCACTTAAATTTTATTTTAAAAAAAAAATTTAAAACGTCAATAGGAATTTAATAACAAAATCCCACATTTTTTATAAAAAAGTATAGTACAATGGTTAAAATATTATCGCCCTTGATTTATATGTATTGACTGAGTATAATAATAAAAAACTAACAAAATTGTTTCGGAAATGGCGATGGATAGAATAGTTTTTAGGGTTTGCAGCTGTCAAAAGGATAAAGCCTCCTTTTGGGAAAGAATAGCCAGAGAGATAAACCAAAAAACTGGGTTAGAAGTAGAACTTAAAATTTTTCAAAACTTAGAAGAAGAATTTAACCTTTCCACAACTTCTTACCCAGACCTTTATTTTGCTTCTTTTTGTGCTACCTGTGAAAGTAGAAAAAAGGGATTTATTCCTGTAGCCAAAATTCAAGAGATCAGACATAAAGATTTTGGATTGCTCTTTAAAGAAAAGGTTTCAAAACTAAAACAAAAAGAGTTTTTTAAATTAGGGCTTCTAAAAAATTCTTGTCTGCTTAATCTT is a genomic window containing:
- a CDS encoding Rrf2 family transcriptional regulator; its protein translation is MEFTAAQDYAIRMVLYLSCILLSKGKIIASREEICQQMGIPKAFLAKLAQFLEKKGILAIKRGKNGGYLLVKNPAEISLLEVVEAFEGPITFARCFVKKEQCNRISFCPVNKVLQEINQCFREKLSSYTFDKLAKAELMLYQEKQQEKR